From a single Deltaproteobacteria bacterium genomic region:
- a CDS encoding aconitate hydratase (Catalyzes the conversion of citrate to isocitrate) — MNLFEKIIKTHLWNKHNLKSDTLPLRVDQVLTQDATGTMVYLQFEAIGRPRIQVPVAVSYVDHNTLQADSRNPDDH, encoded by the coding sequence ATGAATCTTTTTGAGAAAATCATAAAAACCCATCTCTGGAATAAACATAACCTCAAAAGCGATACGCTTCCCCTGAGGGTTGACCAGGTCCTGACCCAGGACGCCACCGGGACCATGGTGTACCTGCAGTTTGAGGCCATCGGACGCCCCCGGATACAGGTCCCCGTCGCGGTCTCCTATGTGGATCACAACACCCTGCAAGCCGATTCCCGCAATCCTGATGATCATG